A genomic window from Ignavibacteria bacterium includes:
- a CDS encoding HDIG domain-containing protein — protein sequence MTEYDKALEIIHEFVKNENLRRHMYAVAEAMRQYARKFGEDEDKWSAVGLLHDFDWEIHPTAEEHPVKGSAILKERGYSDEIVRAILSHADYTGFERISLMEKTLFAVDELSGFIVACALVQPEKKLADVKTDSVIKKMKKKEFARNVNRDDITGGAAALGVPLEEHIEFTKNAITGIADKMGM from the coding sequence ATGACAGAATACGATAAAGCACTGGAAATAATACACGAATTTGTGAAGAACGAAAATCTGCGCAGGCATATGTATGCCGTGGCAGAAGCCATGCGGCAATATGCCCGCAAATTCGGGGAAGATGAAGATAAATGGTCTGCAGTGGGTTTGCTGCATGATTTTGACTGGGAAATACACCCTACAGCTGAAGAACACCCGGTAAAAGGCAGCGCAATATTAAAAGAGCGGGGTTACAGCGATGAAATTGTGCGTGCAATACTTTCACATGCTGATTATACAGGATTCGAAAGAATTTCGCTGATGGAAAAGACGCTCTTTGCAGTTGATGAGCTCTCAGGCTTTATTGTTGCATGCGCGCTTGTGCAGCCCGAAAAAAAGCTGGCTGATGTGAAGACGGATTCTGTTATAAAAAAAATGAAGAAGAAAGAATTTGCGCGAAACGTAAACCGTGATGATATCACTGGCGGCGCGGCCGCGCTTGGCGTACCGCTTGAGGAGCATATCGAATTCACTAAGAACGCTATTACCGGAATTGCTGATAAAATGGGAATGTAA
- a CDS encoding GAF domain-containing protein, with protein sequence MPEEIKISENLTKAERYEQLLPQIKALIAEETDIIANLANICAVLKYNMPGFLWIGFYLLKGNELVLGPYQGPVACTRIQMGKGVCGAAALRRETVIVPDVDKFPGHIACSSLSRSEIVIPLLKENEVWGVLDVDSDSLNLFDDIDKKYLEELCGWVKL encoded by the coding sequence ATGCCAGAAGAAATCAAAATATCAGAAAATCTCACCAAGGCAGAGCGGTATGAACAGCTGCTGCCGCAAATAAAAGCGCTAATTGCCGAAGAAACTGATATTATTGCGAATCTTGCCAATATATGCGCAGTGTTAAAGTATAATATGCCGGGTTTCCTTTGGATAGGGTTTTATCTGCTTAAAGGTAATGAGCTTGTTTTGGGTCCGTACCAGGGACCCGTTGCATGTACGAGGATACAGATGGGTAAGGGAGTCTGCGGAGCAGCCGCTCTGCGGCGTGAAACTGTAATTGTTCCTGATGTTGATAAATTTCCGGGGCACATTGCCTGCAGCAGCTTATCAAGGAGTGAAATTGTTATTCCCCTGTTAAAAGAAAATGAAGTTTGGGGTGTACTTGATGTTGATTCAGACAGCCTGAATTTGTTTGATGATATTGATAAGAAGTATCTTGAAGAGTTATGCGGTTGGGTGAAGTTATGA
- a CDS encoding LPS-assembly protein LptD, which produces MKSYFKIFLFLIASQLYSQQSGDSLLYVPINDSVKNTIDSTRSGDIDAIIEYSASDSAIFDVSGDKLMLYGDAELKHKEYDLKAARITLYRESSIMEANGIPDTSKPGKFIGTPIFMEGSKRYDAAKLRYNFSTRKGVIDMGSTELEGGYYLGEKIKKVDEDIFFIQNGRYTTCDKAEPDYYFGSPKLKIIQGDRVIAEPVYLYIDDVPIFALPFGIFPNHSGRSSGIIPPAYGEDPTYGRYLSHLGYFWAINDYYDIALQGNYYTKGRIDLSSRFRYVLRYKLSGSVDIGGSRIRLGEDTDNDKVFSDEWRIGVYHNQTIDPTTTLNANVNFLSSKNYYNTSTNNLDDLLRQNALSNVTLSKFWEGTPNSLTLNYSRDQNLTTGEILQTIPLVTFNRSQTFPFRGKNTSLLDLKWYEQLSYSYNSQFKYIDEKRLVNSAIIDGNFNRNTRGGIRQFVSINAPLKVSEFSFTPFFNYNEIWYNKSVEKIFNPADSTVTTNNVDGFKAFRYFNTGVSLNTRLIGLFNTRFFGIRGFRHTVTPSITYSYTPDFSEPQWNAYKSYTNQYGQEVKYSIYEREVFGGAPLGEQQALNFSVGNVFEMKVKDTDSTDTKFQLLNLTAGINYNFAADSLRFSELGISYRTQVGSFLNIGGSASFNLYKYVDGVGRINRFLWNEEKKLAQLTSFNISLSTTLAGGEIVDENDSTDEERELNESSTYESEYVGIYGDKPVDFSIPWSVTLGYNYSILKPVPSVISKFSNISGNLNFNLTRNWKFTFTTGYDIFLQQFSTPYVTIYRDLHCWEMSFNWVPTGVYRGFKFELRIKAPQLQDIKVTKQTNYRGVF; this is translated from the coding sequence TTGAAATCCTATTTCAAAATATTTCTATTTCTAATAGCATCACAATTATACTCACAGCAATCAGGTGATTCGCTTCTTTATGTCCCGATAAATGATTCAGTAAAAAACACAATTGATTCAACCCGATCAGGGGATATTGACGCTATCATTGAATATTCCGCAAGTGATTCCGCAATATTTGATGTATCAGGTGATAAGCTTATGTTATACGGCGATGCGGAGCTAAAGCATAAGGAGTATGACCTGAAAGCCGCCAGAATAACACTTTACCGCGAAAGTTCAATAATGGAGGCAAACGGGATTCCGGATACCAGCAAGCCCGGAAAGTTTATTGGAACCCCGATATTTATGGAAGGCTCTAAAAGATATGATGCAGCTAAGCTGCGTTATAATTTTTCAACCCGCAAGGGAGTGATAGATATGGGCTCAACCGAGCTGGAAGGCGGTTACTACCTTGGCGAGAAAATAAAAAAAGTAGATGAGGATATTTTCTTTATACAAAACGGAAGGTATACAACCTGTGATAAAGCTGAGCCTGATTATTACTTCGGAAGCCCTAAGCTTAAGATAATACAGGGAGACAGGGTAATTGCAGAGCCGGTTTATCTTTATATTGATGATGTGCCAATATTTGCGCTGCCGTTCGGAATTTTTCCCAACCACTCAGGCCGCTCAAGCGGCATTATTCCCCCGGCTTACGGCGAAGACCCGACTTACGGAAGGTATCTTTCACACCTGGGTTACTTCTGGGCGATAAATGATTATTATGATATTGCGCTGCAGGGTAATTATTATACAAAAGGCAGAATTGACCTCAGCTCCCGCTTCCGTTATGTGCTGCGCTATAAGCTCTCAGGAAGTGTTGATATTGGCGGCTCCAGAATAAGGCTTGGTGAGGATACTGATAATGATAAGGTTTTCAGTGATGAATGGAGAATAGGGGTTTATCATAATCAGACCATAGACCCTACAACAACGCTTAACGCAAATGTGAATTTTTTGAGCAGTAAAAACTATTACAATACTTCAACAAATAACCTGGATGATCTTTTAAGGCAAAATGCTCTTTCTAATGTTACACTAAGCAAATTCTGGGAAGGTACGCCGAATTCATTAACACTGAATTATTCCCGTGACCAGAACCTGACAACCGGGGAAATTCTGCAGACAATTCCGCTAGTTACATTTAACAGAAGCCAGACATTCCCTTTCCGCGGAAAAAACACTTCACTGCTTGATCTCAAATGGTATGAACAGCTATCCTATTCTTATAACTCTCAGTTCAAATACATAGATGAAAAACGGCTTGTGAACTCAGCAATTATAGACGGTAACTTTAACCGCAATACCCGCGGAGGTATCAGGCAGTTTGTAAGTATAAATGCTCCGTTAAAAGTATCGGAGTTCAGCTTCACGCCATTTTTTAATTATAATGAAATATGGTATAATAAATCGGTTGAAAAAATTTTCAATCCTGCTGATAGTACTGTTACAACAAATAATGTTGATGGCTTTAAGGCTTTCAGGTATTTTAACACCGGTGTATCTCTTAATACCAGGCTGATTGGTCTTTTCAATACCCGCTTTTTCGGAATAAGGGGATTCAGGCACACGGTAACACCATCAATTACATACAGCTATACGCCGGATTTCAGCGAGCCTCAGTGGAACGCTTATAAATCTTACACCAACCAGTATGGCCAGGAGGTTAAATATTCTATTTATGAGCGTGAAGTATTCGGCGGTGCGCCGTTAGGCGAGCAGCAGGCTTTGAATTTTTCTGTAGGCAATGTTTTTGAAATGAAGGTAAAAGATACTGACTCAACAGATACCAAGTTCCAGCTGCTGAATCTAACCGCAGGTATCAATTACAATTTTGCTGCTGATAGCCTTCGCTTCAGTGAGCTTGGGATCAGCTACAGAACCCAGGTAGGAAGTTTTCTGAATATCGGAGGCAGCGCATCATTTAACCTGTATAAATATGTAGATGGAGTTGGCAGGATTAACCGTTTTTTATGGAATGAAGAAAAAAAGCTGGCGCAGCTTACAAGCTTTAATATTTCACTTTCAACAACGCTGGCCGGGGGAGAGATAGTTGATGAAAATGATTCCACTGATGAAGAACGTGAGCTGAACGAAAGCAGTACTTATGAAAGCGAATATGTTGGAATTTACGGGGATAAGCCTGTTGATTTTTCAATACCATGGTCAGTTACTTTAGGGTATAACTACAGTATTTTAAAGCCTGTGCCAAGTGTGATAAGCAAATTTTCCAATATTTCAGGCAACCTGAATTTTAATTTGACGAGGAACTGGAAATTCACTTTTACAACAGGGTATGATATTTTCCTTCAGCAGTTTTCAACTCCGTATGTAACAATATACCGCGACCTACATTGCTGGGAAATGAGCTTTAACTGGGTGCCGACCGGTGTTTACCGCGGGTTTAAATTTGAGCTGAGGATAAAAGCTCCGCAGCTTCAGGATATTAAGGTGACCAAACAGACAAATTACAGGGGAGTGTTTTAA
- a CDS encoding 2,3-diphosphoglycerate-dependent phosphoglycerate mutase translates to MPNLVLIRHGQSQWNLENRFTGWIDIPLSPKGEEEASLAGEKLKGMTFDKAFSSVLQRATKTYEIAAQKAGFKHLVCERDEALNERMYGDLQGLNKDECREKFGADQVHIWRRSFDVPPPGGESLKNTAERVLPYYYKKIEPMLREGKNILIVAHGNSLRALIMHLEKLSGEQIVKVEIPTGVPILYELDNGLNIVSKKEL, encoded by the coding sequence ATGCCCAATTTAGTACTAATTAGACACGGACAATCACAATGGAATCTGGAAAACCGCTTTACAGGATGGATCGATATCCCGCTTTCGCCAAAAGGTGAAGAAGAAGCATCGTTAGCCGGCGAAAAGTTAAAAGGTATGACCTTCGATAAAGCGTTCTCTTCTGTTCTGCAAAGAGCTACCAAAACATACGAAATTGCAGCCCAGAAAGCCGGATTTAAACATCTGGTATGCGAACGCGACGAAGCGCTGAATGAAAGAATGTATGGCGACCTGCAGGGATTGAACAAAGATGAATGCCGTGAAAAATTTGGCGCAGACCAGGTCCACATCTGGCGCAGAAGCTTTGACGTTCCCCCTCCGGGAGGAGAAAGCCTGAAAAATACTGCTGAAAGAGTACTGCCTTATTATTATAAAAAAATTGAACCGATGCTTAGAGAAGGAAAAAATATCCTTATAGTAGCACATGGTAATTCTTTGCGCGCTTTAATTATGCACCTCGAAAAATTATCAGGCGAGCAGATCGTAAAAGTTGAGATCCCAACCGGTGTGCCTATTTTATATGAGCTTGATAATGGTCTGAATATAGTTTCCAAGAAAGAACTGTAA